A window from Alphaproteobacteria bacterium encodes these proteins:
- the murJ gene encoding murein biosynthesis integral membrane protein MurJ, which produces MSLFRSSATVGGYTLISRVLGFLRDLLIAAVLGTSPVADAFFVAFRIPNLFRRLTGEGAFNAAFVPVFAGLIERDGRPAAEYFAGQVLSIMILVLAGLTLLAEAAMPWVIMAIAPGFIDDPDKFDLAVTFTRLTFPYLLLVSLMAILGAVLNAMMRFAAAAAAPILLNIVMIAMMLTAMDAFATPGHALALGVTLGGVAQLALMVVACRRAGVAIRPVRPRLTPQIRRWLRLMGPGLVGAGVLQINLLAGTIIASLLPTGAISYLYYADRVNQLPLGVVGVAIGTALLPMLSRRLKAGDEAGGRAAQNRALELGLFFTLPAAAALMIVPEPMIGVLFERGAFSARATTETSQTLAAFAVGLPAYVLVRVLAPGFFAREDTVTPVRIAALAVAANIMLSLALVFPFGHVGIAAATSLASWLNAVLLALTLRRRGHLQPDLRLRDRLWRIVLAVLVMVGVLLLVEGALAPWFQAGPARALPALALLVGAGGLGFALAATAFGAARLSEIRHLLRPRASLPGESAAGPGSGP; this is translated from the coding sequence ATGAGCCTGTTCCGCTCATCGGCCACCGTCGGTGGCTACACGCTGATCAGCCGCGTGCTCGGGTTTCTGCGGGATCTGCTGATCGCCGCTGTGCTCGGCACATCGCCGGTGGCGGACGCATTCTTCGTCGCGTTCCGGATCCCCAACCTGTTTCGCCGCCTGACCGGCGAAGGCGCCTTCAACGCCGCTTTCGTCCCCGTTTTCGCGGGGCTCATCGAAAGGGACGGCCGGCCGGCGGCGGAATATTTCGCGGGACAGGTGCTGAGCATCATGATCCTCGTGCTCGCCGGCCTCACGCTTCTGGCCGAGGCGGCGATGCCCTGGGTGATCATGGCCATCGCCCCCGGCTTCATCGACGATCCGGACAAATTCGATCTGGCGGTCACCTTCACCCGCCTCACCTTTCCCTATCTGCTGCTGGTCTCGCTGATGGCAATACTGGGGGCGGTGCTCAACGCCATGATGCGCTTCGCCGCCGCCGCGGCGGCCCCGATTCTGCTCAATATCGTGATGATCGCGATGATGCTGACGGCGATGGATGCCTTCGCCACCCCCGGCCACGCGCTTGCCCTCGGTGTCACACTGGGTGGCGTTGCCCAGCTCGCGCTGATGGTGGTTGCCTGCCGCCGCGCCGGGGTCGCCATCCGCCCGGTCCGCCCCCGCCTCACGCCTCAAATCCGCCGCTGGCTCCGGCTGATGGGGCCTGGCCTGGTGGGGGCCGGGGTGCTTCAGATCAACCTTCTGGCCGGGACGATCATCGCGTCCCTCCTGCCCACGGGGGCGATTTCCTATCTTTATTATGCCGATCGCGTGAATCAGCTACCCCTTGGGGTCGTCGGCGTGGCAATCGGCACCGCTCTCCTGCCGATGCTGTCGCGCCGGCTCAAGGCGGGTGATGAGGCCGGCGGTCGGGCGGCGCAGAATCGCGCACTCGAACTCGGGCTTTTTTTCACCCTGCCGGCCGCGGCGGCGCTGATGATCGTGCCCGAGCCCATGATCGGGGTCCTGTTCGAAAGAGGCGCCTTCAGCGCGCGCGCGACGACGGAGACCAGCCAGACCCTCGCAGCCTTCGCGGTCGGTCTGCCGGCCTACGTCCTGGTCCGCGTGCTGGCGCCAGGGTTCTTCGCGCGCGAGGATACAGTGACGCCGGTCCGGATCGCGGCCCTAGCGGTAGCCGCCAATATCATGCTCAGCCTGGCGCTGGTGTTCCCCTTCGGTCATGTCGGCATCGCCGCCGCCACATCGCTGGCAAGCTGGCTCAATGCCGTGCTCCTCGCCCTGACCCTCCGGCGCCGCGGTCACCTTCAACCCGATCTTCGCTTGCGCGACCGGCTCTGGCGAATCGTACTCGCTGTCCTCGTCATGGTCGGGGTGCTGCTGCTGGTCGAGGGTGCGCTCGCGCCCTGGTTCCAGGCCGGCCCGGCCCGAGCCCTTCCGGCGCTCGCCCTCCTGGTCGGCGCCGGCGGGCTGGGCTTCGCCCTCGCCGCCACGGCGTTCGGCGCGGCCCGTCTTTCCGAAATCCGGCATTTGCTCCGCCCGCGCGCGTCGCTCCCGGGCGAGTCCGCGGCCGGTCCGGGGAGCGGGCCTTGA
- a CDS encoding [protein-PII] uridylyltransferase, with product MTTIVDPEDSPRPDDAVMDFGLDDLEARMIAIAQDGELSDEARRAQLLDALTTTREAGRDRIRRAFEAGAAGASVLAWQAELMDGLLRVLLTFALDYAYPSPNPTAGDRLALVALGGYGRGGLAPYSDIDLLFLIPYKRTARHEQVIEFILYLLWDLKLKVGQAIRSIDDCIRLSKDDYVIRTSLMEARFIYGEKDIFDDFRARFESEFLSGSWKDFVEGKLAERDKRHQRLGDSRYVLEPNIKEGKGGLRDLQTLFWIAKYVHGVDDVAALVDKRVLTKREARLFRRAEEFLVTLRCHLHYLSGRAEERLTFDLQPEIAARMGYTDHAGTSQVERFMKHYYLTAKDVGDLTRIFTAAILAEKESKPLLSLSRFGFQRKVEEDFVIDGGRLSARTASIFREKPVNLIRVFRIAQERDLDIHPRALRAITRNLDRINPRLRNHGEANAYFMEMLTDTRGPERILRLMNEAGVLGRFIPDFGRIVAQTQHDMYHVYTVDEHTIRALGILHGIESGALAEDHPLATRIIHKIVSRRVLYTALMLHDIAKGRGGSHSELGAEVAEELCPRLGLDEAETETVAWLVRHHLVFSAVAQKRDLNDPKTIEDFIAIVQSPERLRLLLVLTVADMRATGPSVFNAWKGNLMRQLYASAEKVMLGESFEEVAAAEIENIQARLRDALSDWSEEDIESHFERGPRAYWLAFQPDELERHARMIREAEREKAPLTVAKRVVPELAITEVTIYTPDNAGLFSKIAGAIALSGATVVNARIVTLNNGMALDTFWIQDETGGPFDRGDKLARLSVQLEQVLGGRVSPMRELAPRRTLPTRTHVFRVPPRVLVDNNASRTNTVIEVNGRDRPGLLSDVTRALTEANLQISSAKIATYGERAVDVFYVRDVFGMKVERPEKLAVIREKLMAALQDPLEDEAGPDTGAPTEISS from the coding sequence ATGACCACGATTGTGGACCCTGAGGACAGCCCCCGCCCCGACGATGCCGTGATGGATTTCGGCCTCGACGACCTCGAGGCGCGGATGATCGCGATCGCGCAGGATGGCGAATTGTCGGACGAGGCAAGGCGGGCACAACTCCTCGATGCGCTCACCACCACGCGCGAGGCGGGGCGCGACCGGATCCGGCGCGCTTTCGAGGCGGGCGCAGCCGGGGCCAGCGTGCTCGCCTGGCAGGCGGAGCTCATGGACGGGCTGCTCAGGGTGCTCCTCACCTTCGCGCTCGACTACGCCTATCCCTCGCCCAATCCGACGGCCGGCGACCGTCTCGCCCTCGTGGCGCTGGGCGGCTACGGCCGCGGCGGCCTCGCGCCCTATTCCGACATCGATCTGCTGTTTCTCATTCCCTACAAGCGCACGGCCCGCCACGAGCAGGTGATCGAATTCATTCTCTATCTCCTCTGGGACCTGAAGCTGAAGGTCGGGCAGGCGATCCGTTCGATCGATGACTGCATCCGACTCTCGAAGGATGACTATGTCATCCGCACATCGCTGATGGAGGCCAGGTTCATCTACGGCGAAAAGGATATTTTCGACGACTTCAGGGCGCGGTTCGAGAGCGAGTTCCTCTCCGGGTCGTGGAAAGATTTTGTCGAGGGCAAACTGGCGGAGCGCGACAAGCGTCATCAGCGGCTGGGCGATTCACGTTACGTGCTGGAGCCGAATATCAAGGAAGGCAAGGGCGGACTGCGCGACCTGCAAACCCTGTTCTGGATCGCCAAATATGTTCACGGCGTCGATGATGTTGCCGCCCTCGTGGACAAGCGCGTGCTGACCAAGCGTGAGGCGCGTCTTTTTCGCCGGGCCGAGGAATTTCTCGTCACGCTGCGCTGTCATCTCCACTACTTGAGCGGCCGGGCCGAGGAACGTCTCACCTTCGATCTTCAGCCCGAGATCGCGGCGCGCATGGGCTATACCGATCATGCCGGCACCAGCCAGGTGGAGCGCTTCATGAAGCATTACTACCTGACTGCCAAGGATGTGGGAGACCTGACCCGCATCTTTACCGCCGCTATCCTGGCCGAGAAGGAAAGCAAGCCGCTGCTCAGCCTTAGCCGGTTCGGCTTCCAGCGAAAAGTGGAGGAGGATTTCGTCATCGATGGCGGGCGCCTGTCAGCGCGAACAGCCAGCATCTTCCGCGAAAAGCCGGTCAATCTTATCCGCGTCTTCCGGATCGCGCAGGAGCGCGATCTCGATATCCATCCCCGGGCGCTCCGGGCGATTACCCGGAACCTCGATCGCATCAACCCCCGGCTTCGCAACCATGGAGAGGCCAACGCCTATTTCATGGAGATGCTGACCGACACGCGTGGCCCCGAGCGGATCCTTCGCCTGATGAACGAGGCGGGCGTGCTCGGACGGTTCATCCCCGACTTCGGGCGGATCGTCGCGCAGACACAGCATGACATGTATCACGTCTACACGGTCGACGAGCATACGATCCGCGCCCTCGGCATCCTGCACGGTATCGAATCCGGCGCGCTGGCCGAAGATCATCCGCTGGCGACCCGGATCATTCACAAGATCGTCTCGCGCCGGGTCCTCTACACCGCGCTGATGCTTCACGATATTGCCAAGGGGCGGGGCGGCAGCCATTCGGAATTGGGGGCCGAGGTGGCTGAGGAACTCTGCCCGCGTCTCGGACTCGACGAGGCGGAAACCGAGACCGTGGCCTGGTTGGTGCGTCATCATCTGGTGTTCAGCGCGGTTGCGCAAAAGCGCGATCTGAACGATCCCAAGACCATCGAGGATTTCATCGCGATCGTTCAATCGCCCGAACGTCTGCGCCTCCTGCTGGTACTGACAGTGGCCGATATGCGGGCCACAGGGCCGAGCGTGTTCAATGCCTGGAAAGGCAATCTGATGCGCCAGCTTTACGCCAGCGCCGAGAAGGTCATGCTGGGCGAGAGTTTCGAAGAAGTGGCGGCGGCGGAGATCGAGAATATTCAGGCGCGGTTGCGCGACGCGCTGAGCGACTGGTCGGAGGAGGATATCGAGTCTCATTTCGAGCGCGGACCACGCGCCTACTGGCTGGCTTTCCAGCCGGACGAGCTGGAGCGCCACGCCCGGATGATCCGCGAGGCTGAGCGCGAAAAGGCGCCTTTGACAGTCGCCAAGCGGGTTGTCCCGGAACTGGCGATTACCGAAGTCACGATCTACACGCCCGACAATGCAGGCCTGTTTTCGAAGATCGCGGGCGCCATCGCCCTCTCGGGCGCGACGGTGGTCAACGCACGCATCGTGACGCTGAACAATGGTATGGCGCTCGATACATTCTGGATTCAGGATGAAACCGGCGGCCCGTTCGATCGAGGCGATAAGCTGGCCCGGCTTTCCGTGCAGCTCGAGCAGGTGCTGGGCGGCCGCGTGTCGCCAATGCGCGAACTCGCACCCCGGCGCACACTGCCGACCCGCACCCATGTGTTCCGCGTGCCGCCGCGGGTGCTCGTTGATAACAATGCGTCGCGCACCAATACCGTGATCGAGGTCAATGGCCGTGACCGGCCCGGGCTGCTAAGCGATGTAACGCGGGCCCTGACCGAGGCAAACCTGCAGATTTCCAGCGCCAAGATCGCCACCTATGGCGAGCGGGCGGTAGACGTGTTTTATGTACGTGACGTGTTTGGCATGAAAGTGGAACGCCCGGAAAAACTGGCCGTCATTCGTGAAAAACTGATGGCGGCCCTGCAGGATCCGCTGGAGGATGAGGCAGGGCCGGACACGGGCGCGCCGACGGAGATTTCATCATGA
- the mutS gene encoding DNA mismatch repair protein MutS has protein sequence MMAQFLEIKAAHPDALLFFRSGDFYELFFDDAVKAAAALSITLTRRGKHAGEDVAMCGVPYHAADSYLHTLIKKGFRVAICEQMEDPGVARRRGGKALIRREVVRVVTPGTLTEDALLEAGRHNYLAALADAEGRLGLAWIDMSTGDFRTRPIADDELANVLARLDPGEVVLPERLWSKPALSALFEERDGAATVEPDARFDSTNGRKRIEDRFGVETLDAFGDFSRAEIAAAGALLDYVTLTQQGRDVRLDPPVREHDRSGMAIDAATRRNLEITRSLSGERRGSLLATIDRTRTSAGGRLLAERLAAPLTELDEIGARLDGVALFVDHADLRADLRRRLQGAPDMARALARLSLGRGGPRDLAAIRDGLVVAGEIAGVLHDHAAGAPGLGGEIGRERAALSGREVLIDLLARALSDKLPLLARDGGFVARGYAPRLDELITLRDESERLVRALQEKYARETGIPSLKVRHNNVLGYFVEVTSTHGDKLMSRFGQEAGGRFIHRQTLASAVRFTTVELGELEGKIRAAAEKALALELEIFDELVARIVEGGDAIAATAHALAVLDVASALAELAVEAGYTRPEIDDGTDFDIRDGRHPVVERALGGAEGQAFTPNDCGLSADNRLWLVTGPNMAGKSTFLRQNAVIAILAQTGSFVPASSARIGIVDKLFSRVGASDDLARGRSTFMVEMVETALILNQAGPKSLVIFDEMGRGTATFDGLSIAWAAVEHLHDVNRCRALFATHYHELTALQGRLDALSTHTMAVKEWQGDVVFLHEVAPGAADRSYGIHVARLAGLPPAVIERAREVLGRLEAQRERGQTASLADDLPLFQAPGAGRPGAPDGGPGGGADDGELRQRLRALRVDELSPRAALDLLYELTGLARE, from the coding sequence ATGATGGCCCAGTTCCTCGAGATCAAGGCGGCCCATCCCGACGCGCTGCTGTTTTTTCGTTCGGGCGATTTCTACGAACTTTTCTTCGACGATGCCGTCAAGGCGGCGGCGGCGCTGTCCATCACCCTCACCCGGCGCGGCAAACATGCGGGCGAGGATGTCGCCATGTGCGGCGTCCCGTACCACGCGGCGGATTCATATCTGCATACGCTGATCAAGAAAGGCTTCAGGGTCGCCATTTGCGAACAGATGGAAGACCCGGGGGTGGCGCGGCGCCGGGGCGGCAAGGCGCTCATCCGGCGCGAAGTGGTGCGCGTGGTCACCCCCGGCACGCTGACGGAAGACGCGCTGCTGGAAGCCGGGCGGCATAATTATCTTGCCGCGCTGGCCGACGCGGAAGGGCGGCTCGGGCTGGCCTGGATCGACATGTCGACGGGGGATTTCCGCACCCGCCCCATCGCCGACGATGAACTGGCCAATGTTCTGGCCCGGCTCGACCCGGGCGAAGTGGTTCTCCCCGAGCGGCTCTGGAGCAAACCGGCCCTGTCCGCCCTTTTCGAGGAACGCGACGGCGCCGCGACCGTGGAGCCGGACGCACGGTTCGACAGCACGAATGGCCGCAAGCGCATCGAGGACAGGTTTGGCGTCGAGACGCTGGATGCTTTCGGTGATTTTTCGCGCGCTGAAATCGCGGCCGCGGGCGCGCTCCTCGATTACGTCACCCTCACCCAGCAGGGAAGGGACGTGCGTCTCGATCCGCCGGTGCGCGAGCATGACCGGAGCGGCATGGCGATCGACGCCGCCACGCGGCGCAATCTCGAAATCACGCGCAGCCTGTCGGGCGAACGTCGTGGCAGTCTTCTGGCCACGATTGATCGCACGCGCACCAGCGCCGGCGGCCGCCTCCTGGCCGAACGGCTCGCTGCCCCCCTGACCGAGCTGGACGAGATCGGCGCCCGGCTCGATGGCGTCGCGCTTTTCGTGGATCACGCGGATTTGCGCGCCGATCTGCGCCGGCGCCTGCAGGGCGCGCCCGACATGGCCCGCGCGCTGGCGCGCCTCTCTCTCGGGCGGGGCGGGCCGCGCGACCTGGCAGCCATTCGCGACGGGCTCGTTGTTGCCGGTGAGATCGCGGGGGTGCTCCACGATCACGCGGCCGGCGCGCCCGGGCTTGGCGGGGAGATCGGACGCGAGCGCGCGGCCCTGTCGGGGCGGGAAGTGTTGATCGATCTTCTCGCCCGGGCACTCTCCGACAAGCTGCCTCTTCTGGCGCGCGATGGCGGGTTTGTCGCGCGCGGCTATGCGCCACGCCTCGATGAGCTGATAACCCTGCGGGACGAGAGCGAGCGGCTCGTCCGCGCCCTTCAGGAAAAATACGCGCGCGAGACCGGGATCCCCTCGCTGAAAGTCCGGCACAATAATGTGCTGGGCTATTTCGTCGAAGTGACCTCCACCCACGGTGACAAGCTGATGAGCCGCTTCGGGCAGGAAGCGGGCGGCCGGTTCATCCACCGCCAGACGCTGGCGAGCGCAGTACGGTTCACGACGGTGGAGCTGGGTGAGCTGGAGGGCAAGATCCGCGCCGCGGCGGAAAAGGCGCTCGCGCTGGAGCTCGAGATTTTCGACGAACTGGTCGCCCGTATCGTCGAGGGTGGCGATGCGATCGCCGCCACCGCCCATGCCCTGGCCGTCCTGGATGTCGCGAGTGCGCTGGCCGAACTGGCGGTGGAGGCAGGGTATACCCGGCCCGAGATCGACGACGGCACCGATTTCGACATTCGCGATGGCCGCCATCCGGTGGTGGAACGGGCGCTCGGCGGGGCCGAAGGCCAGGCATTCACGCCCAACGACTGCGGGCTTTCCGCGGACAACCGGCTCTGGCTCGTGACCGGCCCGAACATGGCCGGCAAGAGCACGTTCCTGCGCCAGAACGCGGTGATCGCCATTCTCGCCCAGACGGGCAGTTTCGTGCCGGCCTCATCCGCCCGCATCGGCATCGTGGACAAGCTCTTCTCCCGTGTCGGCGCGTCGGACGATCTGGCCCGCGGGCGCTCCACCTTTATGGTGGAGATGGTGGAAACCGCTCTCATTCTCAACCAGGCGGGGCCGAAATCCCTCGTCATCTTCGATGAGATGGGGCGCGGCACGGCGACCTTCGACGGGCTCTCCATTGCCTGGGCGGCGGTGGAGCATCTTCATGACGTCAATCGCTGTCGCGCACTTTTCGCCACCCACTACCACGAGCTGACCGCCCTGCAGGGCCGGCTCGACGCGCTTTCGACCCATACGATGGCGGTCAAGGAATGGCAGGGCGACGTGGTTTTCCTGCACGAGGTGGCGCCGGGTGCGGCCGATCGCTCCTACGGTATCCACGTGGCCCGTCTCGCGGGACTGCCGCCGGCGGTGATCGAGCGCGCCCGCGAGGTGCTCGGCCGCCTCGAAGCCCAGCGCGAGCGGGGCCAGACGGCCAGCCTCGCCGACGATCTGCCGCTCTTTCAGGCGCCAGGGGCCGGCCGGCCGGGCGCGCCGGATGGGGGGCCGGGCGGCGGCGCGGATGATGGCGAGCTCCGGCAGCGACTGCGCGCGCTGCGGGTCGACGAATTGTCCCCCAGGGCGGCCCTCGATCTCCTTTACGAACTGACCGGCCTCGCCCGAGAATAA
- a CDS encoding NADP-dependent malic enzyme — MEKTTPPADIAEESLAMHASGRPGKLETGLTKPLTTQRDLALAYSPGVAAPCLRIAENPDEAYDYTTRGNMVAVISNGTAVLGLGNLGALASKPVMEGKVVLFKRFADIDGIDLEIDTDDVDEFVNCVRYLGPSFGGINLEDIKAPECFVIEQRLRELLDIPVFHDDQHGTAIIAAAGLINSLHLTGRDIRDTRMVVNGAGASAIACVELIKALGMPHGNVIMCDSKGVIYQGREAGMNQWKSAHAADTPARSLAEAVAGSDVFMGLSMAGAMSEDMVASMADRPIIFAMANPEPEIRPELARKIRPDCIMATGRSDYPNQVNNVLGFPYIFRGALDVRASTINDEMKIAAAEAIAKLAREDVPDEVGAAYAGQALRFGPDYIIPVPFDPRLISCVPPAVARAAVETGVARKPIEDMETYSKGLAARRDPTFATLQAIFDKVKAHPQRVVFAEGEEEKTIRAAVAFFNAGYGRPVLIGREDRITEKMRTLGLSNGGAIEITNARLSEHREAYYELVYDRLKRQGSLMRDCQRMVNQGRNIFGACMVKMGHADAMVTGLTRGTTVSFDEITRVLDPRPGERIFGMMMMAAKGRTVFIADTSLHELPEADELADFAQQSAARVRQMGYEPRVALLSYSNFGAPMRTKADRVREAVRVLDARHVDFEYDGEMSVDTALDFDQQRQLYPFTRLTGSANVLIMPGLHSANISTKLMKMLGGGTIIGPMLIGIDKPVQISNMRSTVSDLVNLAALAAHEAIG; from the coding sequence ATGGAGAAAACCACGCCCCCGGCCGATATCGCCGAAGAATCCCTTGCCATGCACGCATCGGGCAGGCCGGGAAAGCTGGAGACGGGGTTGACCAAGCCGCTGACCACCCAGCGCGATCTGGCTCTGGCCTATTCCCCGGGTGTGGCCGCGCCCTGCCTGCGCATCGCCGAAAATCCTGACGAGGCCTATGACTACACCACGCGCGGCAACATGGTGGCGGTCATCTCGAACGGAACCGCGGTTCTCGGCCTCGGCAACCTCGGTGCACTCGCCTCCAAGCCGGTGATGGAAGGCAAGGTCGTGCTGTTCAAGCGCTTCGCCGATATCGACGGCATCGATCTGGAGATCGATACCGATGACGTGGACGAGTTCGTCAATTGCGTGCGCTATCTGGGTCCGTCGTTCGGCGGCATCAATCTCGAGGACATAAAGGCCCCGGAATGTTTCGTCATCGAACAGCGGCTCCGCGAGCTGCTCGACATTCCGGTTTTTCATGACGATCAGCACGGCACGGCGATCATTGCGGCCGCCGGGCTGATCAACTCCCTGCACCTTACCGGCCGGGATATCCGCGATACCCGGATGGTGGTGAACGGGGCGGGCGCCTCGGCGATTGCGTGTGTCGAGCTCATCAAGGCACTTGGTATGCCGCACGGGAACGTCATCATGTGCGACAGCAAGGGTGTCATCTATCAGGGCCGCGAGGCCGGCATGAACCAGTGGAAGTCGGCTCATGCGGCCGACACGCCGGCGCGCAGTCTGGCCGAGGCCGTGGCCGGGTCCGACGTGTTTATGGGGCTTTCCATGGCCGGCGCGATGAGCGAGGACATGGTGGCCAGCATGGCCGACAGGCCGATCATCTTCGCCATGGCCAATCCTGAGCCCGAGATCCGCCCCGAACTGGCGAGGAAAATCCGGCCCGACTGCATCATGGCGACGGGCCGCTCGGATTATCCCAACCAGGTGAACAACGTCCTCGGGTTTCCCTATATCTTTCGCGGCGCCCTCGACGTGCGCGCCAGCACGATCAACGACGAAATGAAAATCGCTGCCGCAGAAGCCATCGCAAAGCTGGCGCGCGAGGACGTGCCGGATGAGGTCGGCGCGGCCTATGCCGGTCAGGCGCTCCGGTTCGGACCGGATTACATCATTCCGGTGCCGTTCGACCCGCGCCTGATTTCATGCGTGCCTCCCGCCGTCGCGCGGGCCGCGGTCGAGACCGGCGTCGCCCGCAAGCCCATCGAGGACATGGAAACCTACTCCAAGGGCCTGGCCGCCCGTCGCGATCCCACCTTTGCCACGTTGCAGGCGATTTTCGACAAGGTCAAAGCGCATCCGCAGCGGGTTGTCTTCGCGGAGGGCGAGGAGGAAAAGACCATTCGTGCCGCCGTCGCATTCTTTAACGCGGGCTACGGCAGGCCGGTCCTGATCGGCCGCGAGGACCGGATCACCGAGAAAATGCGGACGCTGGGCCTGTCTAACGGCGGCGCCATCGAAATCACCAACGCGCGGTTGAGCGAGCATCGCGAGGCCTATTACGAGCTGGTCTATGACCGGCTCAAACGCCAGGGATCGCTGATGCGCGACTGCCAGCGGATGGTCAACCAGGGCCGCAACATCTTCGGCGCGTGCATGGTGAAGATGGGGCATGCGGATGCCATGGTTACCGGCCTGACCCGCGGCACGACGGTGAGTTTCGACGAAATCACCCGCGTCCTGGACCCCAGGCCGGGCGAGCGGATTTTCGGCATGATGATGATGGCCGCCAAGGGGCGCACCGTCTTTATCGCCGATACCAGCCTGCACGAGTTGCCGGAAGCCGACGAGCTGGCCGATTTCGCCCAGCAATCGGCCGCCCGCGTCCGCCAGATGGGCTACGAGCCGCGGGTGGCGCTCCTCTCCTACTCGAATTTCGGCGCGCCGATGCGGACCAAGGCGGACCGCGTGCGCGAGGCCGTTCGGGTGCTCGACGCCCGCCATGTGGATTTCGAATACGATGGAGAGATGAGCGTCGACACGGCCCTCGATTTCGACCAGCAGCGCCAGCTTTATCCCTTTACGCGACTGACGGGCTCGGCCAACGTCCTGATCATGCCGGGCCTGCACAGCGCGAACATATCGACCAAGCTGATGAAAATGCTTGGCGGCGGCACCATCATCGGACCAATGCTGATCGGGATCGACAAACCGGTACAGATCAGCAATATGCGTTCGACCGTCTCGGACCTCGTCAATCTCGCTGCCCTGGCGGCACATGAGGCCATCGGCTAG
- a CDS encoding ATP-binding protein, with product MNRVHLNRRVFVTTFLAVFAPVATVLFVLVSISQLEPLPALAAGLAAGLALVFLVRTHLRRLERARSFAEQLASGRMPADVANTDDETDLSSSLRRLGMSWAERAAELESLVAENRIITDAVPFPLLRISQRRQVVRGNRAAHELLGDDLEDHDLSAVIRNPDVASTADRTLGTREAQQVRFDLAAPMERSFLAYLVPLEKKLSDGTVMVATLHDITDLRRAEEMRADFVANASHELRTPLTSFTGYIETLRGPARSDEAARERFLEIMYGQASRMVRLVDDLMSLSKIELLEGQRPKSAVRVENTLSNVVEFLEPEAEKLGMSIEMTIAHDDAGRSPAVIGDSDQLAQVFQNLLDNAIKYGHDDTPIEIEVAYVSDPPPGVDIRLSPPAHRAVAIAVRDHGPGIAPQHIPRLTERFYRVDQARSRSLGGTGLGLAIVKHIVSRHRGVLQVESELNKGSVFRVILPGETPL from the coding sequence ATGAACCGAGTTCATCTCAACAGGCGCGTATTCGTCACGACCTTTCTGGCAGTGTTCGCGCCGGTCGCCACGGTCCTTTTCGTCCTGGTGTCGATCAGCCAGCTCGAGCCCCTTCCGGCGCTGGCAGCGGGCCTGGCCGCAGGCCTGGCGCTCGTGTTCCTGGTCCGCACCCATCTGCGCCGGCTCGAACGGGCGCGCAGCTTCGCCGAACAACTGGCGAGCGGCCGCATGCCCGCCGATGTAGCGAATACCGATGACGAAACAGACCTCTCCTCCTCGCTGCGCCGTCTTGGCATGTCCTGGGCGGAACGGGCCGCGGAATTGGAAAGCCTGGTCGCCGAGAACCGGATCATTACCGATGCCGTTCCCTTTCCACTCCTCCGCATCAGCCAGCGCCGCCAGGTCGTGCGCGGCAACCGGGCCGCCCACGAACTTCTTGGGGACGATCTGGAGGACCACGATCTGTCCGCCGTCATCCGCAATCCCGATGTCGCGTCAACAGCCGACCGGACCCTTGGGACGCGCGAAGCGCAGCAGGTGCGCTTCGATCTGGCGGCGCCGATGGAACGCAGTTTCCTCGCCTATCTGGTGCCGCTGGAAAAGAAACTGAGCGACGGCACGGTCATGGTGGCGACGCTGCATGACATCACCGATCTGCGCCGGGCCGAGGAAATGCGCGCCGATTTCGTCGCCAACGCGAGCCACGAACTGCGGACGCCCCTGACTTCGTTCACCGGATATATCGAGACGCTGCGGGGCCCCGCCAGATCCGACGAAGCGGCGCGCGAAAGGTTCCTCGAGATCATGTACGGGCAGGCCAGCCGCATGGTCCGGCTCGTGGACGATCTGATGTCGCTCTCCAAGATCGAGCTGCTGGAAGGACAGCGGCCGAAATCGGCCGTGCGGGTGGAAAACACACTGTCCAACGTGGTGGAGTTTCTGGAGCCCGAGGCGGAGAAACTCGGCATGTCGATCGAAATGACCATCGCGCATGATGACGCCGGCCGCTCGCCCGCCGTGATCGGGGACAGCGATCAACTGGCCCAGGTGTTCCAGAACCTGCTCGATAACGCCATCAAATACGGGCATGACGACACGCCCATCGAAATCGAGGTGGCCTATGTGAGCGATCCGCCGCCCGGTGTCGATATCCGGTTGAGCCCGCCCGCCCATCGGGCGGTGGCGATTGCGGTTCGGGACCACGGGCCGGGCATCGCGCCCCAGCATATTCCCCGGCTGACCGAACGCTTTTACCGTGTGGACCAGGCCCGCTCCCGATCGCTCGGCGGCACCGGCCTCGGCCTGGCCATCGTCAAGCATATCGTCTCGCGCCATCGCGGCGTGCTGCAGGTGGAGAGCGAGCTGAACAAGGGCAGCGTCTTTCGCGTCATCCTGCCGGGGGAAACACCCCTCTGA